A stretch of Klebsiella sp. RIT-PI-d DNA encodes these proteins:
- a CDS encoding PTS sugar transporter subunit IIA, translating to MLGWVITCYDDKAAELLYRLEKQYGTLAQCRAVNFWPGQSTNMLSRMMCDALHATDSGKGVIFLTDISGAAPYRVAALMSHKHADCEVISGVSYSLLEQMIPLRGSLSSSAFRDRVVSSGVPDVTSLWHQQQKNPPFVLLHDLYE from the coding sequence ATGTTAGGTTGGGTGATTACCTGTTATGACGATAAAGCAGCGGAGCTGCTTTATCGTCTGGAAAAGCAGTACGGTACCCTGGCGCAGTGCCGGGCGGTCAATTTCTGGCCGGGGCAAAGTACCAATATGCTGAGCCGGATGATGTGTGATGCGCTACACGCTACCGACTCTGGTAAAGGCGTTATCTTCCTGACCGACATTTCCGGCGCGGCGCCCTATCGGGTTGCCGCCCTGATGAGTCATAAACATGCAGACTGTGAAGTGATCTCGGGAGTGAGCTATTCATTGTTAGAACAAATGATTCCTCTGCGCGGATCGTTGAGCAGCTCGGCTTTCCGTGATCGGGTGGTTTCTTCTGGGGTGCCTGACGTCACCAGCTTATGGCATCAGCAGCAAAAAAATCCGCCGTTCGTGCTGCTTCATGATTTGTATGAGTAA
- a CDS encoding ABC transporter permease yields MMQLYWVALKSIWAKEIHRFMRIWIQTLVPPVITMTLYFIIFGNLIGSRIGEMHGFSYMQFIVPGLIMMSVITNAYANVASSFFSAKFQRNIEELLIAPVPTHIIIIGYVGGGVARGLCVGVLVTAISLFFVPFQVHSWLFVALTLALTAILFSLAGLLNAVFAKSFDDISLIPTFVLTPLTYLGGVFYSLTLLPPIWQALSKLNPIVYMISGFRYGFLGIHDVPLVTTFAVLVAFIIAFYLLCWYLIQRGRGLRS; encoded by the coding sequence ATGATGCAGTTGTATTGGGTCGCATTAAAAAGCATCTGGGCGAAAGAAATTCACCGTTTTATGCGTATCTGGATCCAGACGCTGGTACCGCCCGTCATCACCATGACGCTCTATTTTATTATCTTTGGTAATTTAATTGGCTCACGGATCGGTGAAATGCACGGCTTTAGCTATATGCAATTTATTGTGCCGGGCCTGATCATGATGTCGGTTATCACTAATGCGTACGCCAACGTTGCCTCCTCCTTTTTCAGCGCCAAGTTCCAGCGCAATATTGAAGAGCTGCTGATTGCCCCGGTGCCGACGCACATTATCATCATCGGTTATGTCGGCGGTGGCGTGGCGCGCGGACTGTGCGTGGGCGTACTGGTCACGGCGATTTCTCTGTTTTTTGTGCCGTTTCAGGTCCATTCATGGCTGTTCGTTGCCCTGACCCTGGCGCTTACGGCGATCCTGTTTTCACTGGCAGGATTGCTTAACGCGGTGTTTGCTAAAAGCTTTGATGATATCAGCCTGATCCCGACCTTTGTGCTGACGCCGTTAACCTATCTCGGTGGGGTATTTTATTCCCTGACGCTGCTGCCGCCTATCTGGCAGGCGCTGTCAAAACTGAACCCGATTGTGTATATGATAAGCGGCTTCCGCTACGGCTTCCTGGGCATTCACGATGTGCCGCTGGTAACAACGTTTGCGGTACTGGTCGCCTTTATCATCGCGTTTTATCTGCTGTGCTGGTATTTGATCCAGCGCGGGCGCGGGCTGCGCAGCTAG
- the hpt gene encoding hypoxanthine phosphoribosyltransferase: MKHTVEVMIPETEIKTRIAELGRQITERYKDSGSEMVLVGLLRGSFMFMADLCREVQVSHEVDFMTASSYGSGMSTTRDVKILKDLDEDIRGKDVLIVEDIIDSGNTLSKVREILSLRGPKSLAICTLLDKPSRREVDVPVEFVGFSIPDEFVVGYGIDYAQRYRHLPYVGKVVMLDE, encoded by the coding sequence ATGAAACATACTGTTGAAGTGATGATCCCGGAAACGGAAATCAAAACCCGTATCGCTGAGCTGGGCCGTCAGATCACCGAACGCTATAAAGACAGCGGGAGTGAAATGGTGCTGGTGGGCCTGCTGCGCGGTTCGTTTATGTTTATGGCGGATCTGTGCCGTGAAGTGCAGGTTTCCCATGAAGTCGATTTTATGACCGCCTCCAGCTATGGCAGCGGCATGTCCACCACCCGCGATGTCAAAATCCTGAAAGATCTGGATGAAGATATTCGCGGCAAAGATGTGCTGATCGTTGAAGATATTATCGACTCGGGCAATACGCTGTCGAAAGTGCGGGAAATTTTAAGCCTGCGCGGGCCAAAGTCGCTGGCGATTTGTACCCTGCTGGATAAGCCATCGCGCCGCGAGGTTGACGTGCCGGTAGAGTTCGTGGGTTTTTCCATCCCGGATGAATTCGTGGTGGGTTACGGCATTGATTACGCTCAGCGCTATCGTCATCTGCCGTATGTCGGCAAAGTGGTAATGCTGGACGAGTAA
- the can gene encoding carbonate dehydratase: MKDIDTLISNNALWSKMLVEEDPGFFETLAQAQKPRFLWIGCSDSRVPAERLTGLEPGELFVHRNVANLVIHTDLNCLSVVQYAVDVLEVEHIIICGHYGCGGVQAAVENPELGLIDNWLLHIRDIWFKHSSLLGEMPQERRLDTLCELNVMEQVYNLGHSTIMQSAWKRGQKVTIHGWAYGIHDGLLRDLDVTATNRESLEQHYRKGVSNLRLKHINHK; this comes from the coding sequence ATGAAAGACATAGATACACTCATCAGTAACAATGCACTATGGTCAAAAATGCTGGTGGAAGAAGATCCCGGATTTTTTGAAACGCTGGCTCAGGCTCAAAAGCCACGTTTTCTCTGGATTGGATGTTCCGATAGCCGCGTTCCCGCTGAACGTCTGACTGGCCTTGAACCCGGCGAGCTGTTTGTTCACCGTAACGTGGCTAACCTGGTGATCCACACCGATCTCAATTGCCTCTCCGTCGTTCAGTACGCTGTCGACGTGCTGGAAGTTGAACACATTATTATCTGCGGCCACTACGGTTGCGGCGGCGTACAGGCAGCCGTGGAAAATCCGGAACTCGGTCTTATCGATAACTGGCTGCTGCACATTCGCGATATCTGGTTTAAGCATAGCTCCCTGCTGGGAGAAATGCCGCAGGAACGTCGTCTGGACACCCTGTGCGAGCTGAACGTGATGGAGCAGGTCTATAACCTCGGCCATTCGACCATTATGCAGTCTGCATGGAAACGTGGTCAGAAAGTAACGATTCACGGCTGGGCTTACGGCATTCACGACGGTCTGCTGCGCGATCTCGATGTGACCGCGACTAATCGCGAATCGCTGGAGCAGCACTACCGCAAAGGTGTTTCTAACCTGCGTTTAAAACACATCAACCACAAGTAA
- a CDS encoding ABC transporter ATP-binding protein has protein sequence MTIALEIEQLKKTYPGGVQALRGIDLQVEAGDFYALLGPNGAGKSTTIGIISSLVNKTSGRVSVFGYDLAKDVVNAKRQLGLVPQEFNFNPFETVQQIVVHQAGYYGVEHKDAVERSEKYLKQLDLWDKRNERARMLSGGMKRRLMIARALMHEPKLLILDEPTAGVDIELRRSMWSFLKDLNDKGTTIILTTHYLEEAEMLCRNIGIIQNGELVENTSMKNLLAKLKSETFILDLAPKSPLPKLEGYQYRLVDTSTLEVEVLREQGINSVFSQLSSQGVQVLSMRNKANRLEELFVSLVHDKQGDRA, from the coding sequence ATGACCATTGCACTGGAAATTGAGCAGCTTAAAAAGACCTATCCCGGCGGCGTACAGGCGCTGCGCGGGATCGACCTACAGGTAGAAGCGGGGGATTTCTACGCGCTTCTCGGGCCTAACGGCGCGGGTAAATCCACCACCATTGGCATCATTAGTTCACTGGTTAATAAAACCTCGGGGCGGGTAAGCGTGTTTGGTTACGATCTTGCAAAAGACGTCGTCAACGCTAAACGCCAGCTTGGGCTGGTGCCGCAGGAATTTAACTTCAACCCGTTTGAGACGGTGCAACAAATTGTCGTTCACCAGGCCGGATACTATGGCGTTGAGCATAAAGATGCGGTCGAGCGCAGCGAAAAGTATCTGAAACAGCTCGATCTGTGGGATAAACGCAACGAACGTGCACGGATGCTGTCCGGCGGGATGAAACGCCGTTTGATGATTGCCCGGGCGCTCATGCATGAGCCAAAACTGCTGATCCTTGATGAGCCGACCGCAGGCGTTGATATCGAACTTCGCCGCTCAATGTGGAGTTTTTTAAAGGATTTAAACGACAAAGGCACTACCATTATTCTGACCACCCACTATCTGGAAGAGGCAGAAATGCTGTGCCGCAATATCGGCATTATCCAGAACGGTGAGCTGGTGGAAAACACCTCCATGAAAAATCTGCTCGCCAAGCTGAAGTCGGAAACCTTTATCCTCGATTTAGCGCCAAAAAGTCCGCTGCCGAAGCTTGAGGGCTATCAATATCGGCTGGTGGATACGTCCACGCTTGAGGTTGAAGTCCTGCGCGAGCAGGGGATTAACAGCGTATTTAGCCAGCTGAGCTCTCAGGGCGTGCAGGTGCTCAGTATGCGTAACAAGGCGAATCGTCTTGAAGAGTTATTTGTTTCACTGGTTCACGATAAGCAAGGAGATCGCGCATGA